The following coding sequences lie in one Agarivorans sp. Alg241-V36 genomic window:
- the nhaB gene encoding Na(+)/H(+) antiporter NhaB: protein MNTSLSSAFAKNFLGNAPLWYKKAIVIFLIINPIVFYINPFAAGWLLVIEFIFTLAMALKCYPLQPGGLLAIQAVAIGMTSSETVKHELVANFEVVLLLIFMVAGIFFMKQLLLFVFTKMLIKIKDKAVLSLAFCAAGAFLSAFLDALTVIAVVISVAIGFYSIYHRVASGKDFNQKHDHTSDELSSDDLEGFRAFLRSLMMHAGVGTALGGVCTMVGEPQNLIIADQSGWQFFEFFLRMAPVSLPVLVCGLITCVALEKIGKFGYGTLLPVNVRQILTDYDKHEDQKRTNRDRAKLIVQAVIAVWLIVGLALHLAAVGLIGLSVIILATSFTGITEEHQLGKAFEEALPFTALLAVFFSIVAVIIDLELFKPVIHWVLSIEDEGQLVAFYIANGLLSMVSDNVFVGTVYINEVKTAWLEGQITRDQFDMLAVAINTGTNLPSVATPNGQAAFLFLLTSSLAPLLRLSYGRMVWMALPYTFVLAGVGLLCVEYALIPATQYFYDMGWISHHIAGAASAVSAGH from the coding sequence ATGAATACTAGTCTATCCAGTGCCTTTGCTAAGAACTTTCTTGGCAATGCACCTCTATGGTATAAAAAAGCCATTGTTATATTTCTAATCATTAACCCCATCGTTTTCTATATCAACCCATTTGCCGCTGGTTGGTTATTAGTTATCGAATTTATCTTCACACTTGCGATGGCCTTAAAATGTTACCCACTTCAGCCCGGTGGTTTGCTAGCCATTCAAGCTGTTGCAATAGGCATGACATCTTCTGAAACCGTTAAACATGAACTGGTAGCCAACTTTGAAGTAGTGCTGCTGTTGATCTTCATGGTGGCCGGTATCTTCTTCATGAAGCAGCTTCTGTTGTTTGTGTTCACCAAAATGCTTATCAAGATTAAAGACAAAGCGGTCTTGTCTTTGGCTTTTTGTGCGGCAGGCGCCTTTTTATCTGCCTTCTTAGACGCGTTAACCGTAATTGCAGTAGTGATTAGTGTGGCGATAGGCTTCTACAGCATCTACCACAGAGTAGCCTCTGGTAAAGATTTCAACCAAAAACATGACCATACAAGTGACGAGTTAAGCAGCGATGACTTAGAAGGTTTTCGCGCATTCTTACGAAGCCTAATGATGCATGCGGGTGTAGGTACCGCATTAGGTGGCGTATGTACTATGGTAGGTGAACCACAAAACCTAATTATTGCAGATCAGTCTGGTTGGCAGTTCTTCGAATTTTTCTTACGTATGGCACCGGTATCTCTACCTGTTTTAGTATGTGGTTTAATAACCTGTGTAGCCTTAGAAAAAATTGGCAAGTTCGGCTACGGCACTTTGCTACCAGTTAACGTTCGCCAAATTCTTACTGACTACGACAAGCACGAAGATCAAAAACGTACTAACCGGGACCGCGCTAAATTAATTGTTCAAGCAGTTATCGCTGTTTGGTTAATTGTTGGTCTTGCCTTGCACTTAGCCGCAGTGGGTTTGATTGGATTGTCGGTAATTATTCTTGCCACTTCTTTTACAGGTATTACCGAAGAGCACCAATTGGGCAAAGCCTTTGAAGAGGCCCTGCCATTTACTGCATTGCTAGCAGTATTCTTCTCTATTGTTGCGGTAATCATTGATTTAGAACTGTTTAAGCCGGTGATTCACTGGGTACTATCGATTGAAGATGAAGGCCAATTAGTCGCTTTCTATATAGCAAACGGTTTGTTATCAATGGTTAGTGATAACGTGTTTGTAGGTACTGTTTATATCAACGAAGTTAAAACCGCTTGGTTGGAAGGGCAGATTACCCGTGACCAGTTTGACATGTTAGCAGTAGCGATTAACACCGGTACTAACTTGCCGTCGGTGGCTACGCCAAACGGTCAAGCAGCTTTCTTATTCCTGTTAACCTCGTCGTTAGCACCGCTGCTCCGCTTATCATACGGCCGTATGGTTTGGATGGCTTTGCCATACACTTTTGTATTAGCAGGTGTAGGTTTATTGTGTGTGGAATACGCACTTATTCCAGCTACCCAATACTTCTACGATATGGGGTGGATTAGCCATCACATTGCTGGCGCTGCGTCTGCGGTTTCTGCTGGACATTAA
- the dsbB gene encoding disulfide bond formation protein DsbB has product MLSFLSSMPYQRKPWFLLFIGSLSLELCALFFQHVMKLDPCVMCIYERVAMMGLMLAGLIGWMAPQYLIVRLAAFGMWIVSAAWGLQLAITHTDYQMNPNPFATCDFFANFPEWAPLDKWVPWLFNPTGFCDKISWMFLGWSMPQWLILIFAVFLAASVLFFGLQWRKK; this is encoded by the coding sequence ATGCTCAGCTTTTTAAGCAGCATGCCGTACCAACGTAAACCTTGGTTTCTGCTTTTTATAGGTAGCTTATCGCTAGAACTGTGTGCCTTATTTTTTCAACACGTAATGAAGCTCGACCCTTGCGTTATGTGTATTTATGAACGTGTAGCCATGATGGGTTTAATGCTTGCAGGCCTTATCGGCTGGATGGCCCCGCAGTACCTCATTGTTCGCCTTGCGGCCTTTGGTATGTGGATAGTAAGCGCGGCTTGGGGCTTGCAACTAGCGATTACCCACACCGACTACCAAATGAACCCCAACCCTTTTGCCACCTGTGACTTTTTCGCAAACTTCCCAGAGTGGGCTCCTTTAGACAAATGGGTTCCTTGGTTATTTAACCCAACTGGCTTTTGTGACAAGATTTCATGGATGTTTTTAGGTTGGTCTATGCCACAGTGGCTAATCTTGATATTTGCAGTGTTCTTAGCTGCAAGTGTGTTGTTTTTTGGCCTACAATGGCGCAAAAAATAA
- a CDS encoding YcgN family cysteine cluster protein produces the protein MSEVRFWETKTLAQMNAQEWESLCDGCGKCCLSKLIDEDTDELYYTNIACVLLNSKSCRCSDYENRFAKVPDCVKITLDDIDAFHWLPPSCAYKRLIEGKPLPQWHPLLNKGKASEMHKRGASVRGKIVCESQLTGQSQDYIVRWPLDECE, from the coding sequence GTGAGTGAAGTAAGATTTTGGGAAACCAAAACACTGGCGCAAATGAATGCTCAAGAGTGGGAGTCATTGTGTGATGGCTGCGGTAAGTGCTGTTTGTCGAAGTTAATTGACGAAGATACCGACGAGCTTTATTACACCAATATCGCCTGTGTATTACTTAATAGCAAAAGCTGTCGCTGCAGCGACTATGAGAACCGCTTTGCCAAAGTACCAGACTGCGTGAAAATCACTCTAGACGATATAGACGCCTTTCATTGGTTGCCGCCAAGTTGTGCTTACAAACGCTTGATTGAAGGTAAACCCTTGCCGCAGTGGCATCCACTGTTAAACAAAGGTAAAGCTTCTGAGATGCATAAGCGTGGGGCGTCAGTGCGCGGTAAAATTGTTTGTGAAAGCCAGTTAACTGGACAGTCACAAGATTACATTGTGCGCTGGCCTTTGGACGAGTGCGAATAG
- a CDS encoding fumarylacetoacetate hydrolase family protein, with amino-acid sequence MYQHKDSNGKPIKLSPSKAVCVGQNYVAHMQEMGGAPAKQAVFFNKPPSAFVSFDKGVVIPTGLGEVHYELELALLIGKPLKNATKDDLNDAVWGYSAALDLTLRDIQLELKQRGHPWERAKAFDNSCVLSAFKPLACLSELDDVALQLKQNGETKQQGSSSQMIRTIEALLIEASQCFTLQAGDVLLTGTPAGVGPLTIGDKLGLKVADIELETEVVISE; translated from the coding sequence ATGTATCAGCATAAAGACAGCAACGGTAAGCCAATTAAGCTTTCGCCAAGTAAAGCCGTTTGTGTTGGCCAAAACTATGTGGCACACATGCAAGAAATGGGTGGAGCGCCGGCTAAACAAGCGGTGTTTTTTAATAAGCCGCCTAGTGCCTTTGTCAGCTTTGACAAGGGTGTTGTTATACCCACAGGTTTGGGCGAGGTTCATTACGAATTAGAGCTTGCCTTACTTATTGGCAAGCCCTTAAAGAACGCAACTAAAGATGATTTGAATGATGCCGTTTGGGGTTACTCTGCGGCCTTAGATTTAACCTTACGCGATATTCAGCTAGAGCTTAAACAGCGCGGTCATCCTTGGGAGAGGGCTAAAGCCTTCGACAATAGTTGTGTGCTTAGCGCTTTTAAACCGCTTGCGTGCTTAAGCGAGCTTGATGATGTGGCTTTGCAACTAAAGCAAAACGGTGAAACTAAACAGCAGGGCAGTAGCAGCCAAATGATCCGCACAATTGAAGCCTTGCTAATTGAGGCTTCTCAGTGTTTTACCTTGCAAGCTGGTGATGTATTGCTTACTGGCACCCCTGCCGGCGTTGGTCCATTGACCATTGGTGATAAACTAGGCTTAAAAGTTGCCGATATAGAGCTAGAAACAGAGGTTGTAATTAGTGAGTGA
- a CDS encoding lytic transglycosylase domain-containing protein, which yields MKKIISAVLFSAAFSLHAEPGFDNYVEQLKLEAAEQGISQQTIDAAFTNTKFYQRAVKADKQQPEFKLTLDTYLPRAVPDWKVQQARALYKKHYPLLKEIEKKYKVQPRFIIALWGVESNFGKFTGNYNVVSALSTMSFEGRREAFFKKELMNALRILDDGHIEPNKMKGSWAGAMGQVQFMPSSFLAYAQDFDGDGNSDIWNNTADALASAANYLAQSGWSDDLTWGRQVQLPKDYDSANSGLKITKSLSEWQALGVRRFDGSDLPTRDITASIVQPDDAQGRAYLAYDNYRVLMKWNRSHYFVAAVGTLADRISYPPVF from the coding sequence GTGAAAAAAATTATCAGTGCGGTGCTCTTCTCGGCTGCCTTCTCGTTACACGCTGAACCGGGCTTTGATAACTACGTTGAACAACTTAAATTAGAAGCGGCAGAGCAGGGGATCTCTCAGCAAACCATTGATGCTGCTTTTACTAATACTAAATTTTACCAACGAGCAGTAAAAGCAGATAAACAGCAACCTGAGTTTAAGCTTACCTTAGATACTTACTTGCCACGCGCCGTGCCTGATTGGAAGGTGCAACAAGCTCGGGCTTTGTACAAAAAGCATTATCCTTTGCTTAAAGAGATAGAAAAAAAGTATAAGGTGCAACCTCGCTTTATTATCGCCTTATGGGGTGTTGAATCTAATTTTGGTAAATTTACCGGTAACTATAATGTAGTGTCGGCGCTTTCAACCATGTCTTTTGAAGGACGTCGCGAAGCGTTTTTCAAGAAAGAATTGATGAATGCTCTTCGTATTTTAGATGACGGCCATATAGAACCGAATAAAATGAAAGGCTCTTGGGCTGGGGCAATGGGTCAGGTGCAGTTTATGCCAAGCTCTTTCCTCGCTTACGCTCAGGACTTTGACGGTGATGGTAATAGCGATATTTGGAACAATACCGCAGATGCCTTAGCCTCTGCTGCCAACTATTTAGCACAAAGTGGTTGGAGTGATGATCTCACTTGGGGTCGACAAGTTCAGCTGCCTAAAGATTATGACAGTGCTAACTCTGGATTAAAAATCACTAAAAGCTTGAGCGAATGGCAGGCTTTGGGCGTTCGTCGCTTCGATGGCAGTGATTTACCTACTCGTGATATTACAGCCTCTATCGTTCAACCTGATGATGCACAAGGCCGCGCTTATTTAGCCTACGATAATTATCGGGTGTTAATGAAGTGGAATCGTTCACACTACTTTGTAGCGGCAGTTGGCACCCTGGCAGACCGTATCTCTTACCCGCCGGTGTTTTAA
- a CDS encoding YcgL domain-containing protein, producing MFCAVYKSLKKQQTYLYIEKKDDFSKVPASLIELMGAKELVMLVPKRPTKDFASVKIDAIEAAFKEQGYYLQIPPPPENYLKQHLAAQAKAKNQ from the coding sequence ATGTTCTGTGCAGTCTATAAAAGTCTCAAAAAACAGCAAACTTATCTCTATATTGAGAAGAAAGACGATTTTTCGAAAGTTCCAGCCTCGTTAATTGAATTAATGGGCGCTAAGGAGCTAGTGATGTTGGTGCCTAAACGACCAACTAAAGATTTTGCTAGTGTAAAAATTGATGCCATAGAAGCCGCGTTTAAAGAACAAGGCTACTATTTACAAATTCCACCACCTCCAGAGAATTATCTCAAACAGCATTTGGCCGCGCAGGCTAAAGCTAAAAACCAATAG
- the minC gene encoding septum site-determining protein MinC: MSGQEIEFKGTNFTLSVVYLGKNDLTSLNNKLMEKVAQAPQFFNCAPIVVNISEVDSDFDFDQLKEIVEAQDFVLVGVTGCKTAEQKTAARAAGLAVMTSGSQQATAKPSKPTEEKAPTPPAAPSIVPSKIVRGQIRSGQQIYAQNTDLVVIGSVGNGAEVIADGNIHIYGALRGRAIAGASGRKDSKIFCQNLQAELISIAGVYMLHEQIGEHADSPQCIQIEDQQIVFGNLS; the protein is encoded by the coding sequence ATGTCCGGACAGGAAATAGAGTTTAAAGGGACAAACTTTACCCTTTCAGTCGTTTACTTAGGAAAAAATGACTTAACGTCATTAAATAACAAACTTATGGAGAAGGTGGCACAAGCGCCTCAGTTCTTCAATTGTGCACCTATCGTAGTAAATATTAGTGAAGTGGATAGTGATTTTGACTTTGACCAGCTTAAAGAAATAGTTGAAGCTCAAGACTTTGTATTAGTGGGTGTAACTGGCTGTAAAACCGCCGAGCAAAAAACCGCAGCTCGTGCTGCTGGCTTAGCAGTTATGACCAGTGGCTCGCAACAAGCAACAGCTAAACCGAGCAAACCAACAGAAGAAAAAGCCCCCACTCCCCCAGCTGCTCCGTCGATAGTACCTAGCAAAATTGTTCGTGGCCAAATTCGTTCTGGCCAACAAATTTATGCCCAAAATACCGACTTAGTAGTAATTGGCTCCGTAGGAAACGGCGCTGAAGTAATAGCCGATGGCAACATACATATTTACGGCGCGTTAAGAGGCCGAGCTATCGCAGGCGCAAGTGGCAGAAAAGACAGCAAGATTTTTTGCCAAAACTTGCAAGCAGAACTTATTTCAATTGCTGGTGTTTATATGCTGCATGAGCAAATCGGTGAGCATGCCGATTCGCCGCAATGTATTCAAATAGAAGATCAGCAAATCGTATTTGGTAATTTAAGTTAA
- the minD gene encoding septum site-determining protein MinD, translating to MAKIIVVTSGKGGVGKTTSSAAIGTGLAIKGFKTVIIDFDIGLRNLDLIMGCERRVVYDFVNVIKGESNLNQSLIKDKRTDNLYILPASQTRDKDALTKEGVQKVLDDLAEQGFDYIVCDSPAGIETGAIMALYFADEAIVTTNPEVSSVRDSDRILGMLASKSKRAEQGKEPVKEHLLLTRYNPERVNRGDMLSVEDVQDILAIPLLGVIPESPAVLKASNSGEPVILDTESDAGLAYDDAVSRLIGESVDFRFLEEQKKGLFSRIFGG from the coding sequence ATGGCTAAGATTATCGTTGTAACCTCAGGAAAAGGTGGCGTAGGTAAAACAACCTCCAGTGCTGCTATTGGTACTGGTCTCGCCATCAAAGGTTTTAAAACTGTAATCATCGATTTTGATATTGGCTTACGTAACCTTGATTTAATTATGGGCTGTGAGCGCCGAGTCGTTTACGATTTTGTTAACGTAATCAAAGGTGAATCAAACCTTAATCAATCATTGATTAAAGATAAGCGCACCGACAACCTATACATTTTGCCCGCATCGCAAACTCGCGACAAAGACGCTTTAACCAAAGAAGGCGTGCAAAAAGTACTAGACGATTTAGCCGAGCAAGGTTTTGACTACATTGTTTGTGATTCGCCAGCCGGTATCGAAACAGGCGCAATCATGGCCTTGTACTTCGCCGATGAAGCCATTGTAACCACCAACCCAGAAGTTTCTTCGGTTCGAGATTCAGACCGAATTTTGGGCATGTTAGCCAGCAAATCAAAACGTGCTGAACAAGGCAAAGAGCCAGTTAAAGAGCACCTGCTTTTAACCCGCTACAACCCAGAAAGGGTTAATCGTGGCGACATGTTAAGTGTTGAAGACGTGCAAGACATTCTTGCTATTCCATTACTGGGTGTGATTCCGGAATCACCAGCTGTGCTTAAAGCCTCTAACTCTGGTGAACCAGTAATTTTGGATACTGAAAGCGATGCAGGTTTAGCTTACGACGATGCGGTAAGCCGCTTAATTGGTGAAAGTGTAGATTTCCGCTTTTTAGAAGAACAAAAGAAAGGCTTATTTAGCCGCATATTTGGAGGATAA
- the minE gene encoding cell division topological specificity factor MinE, which produces MSLLDYFRTSKQSKTAATAKERLQIIVAHERGQRSGPDYLPAMKQDIIEVIKKYVDINSDQVNVSLDNKSEDISVLELNITLPEQRD; this is translated from the coding sequence ATGTCTCTTTTAGACTACTTTCGAACGTCAAAACAGTCTAAAACGGCGGCAACCGCCAAAGAACGACTGCAAATTATTGTTGCCCACGAACGTGGACAACGCAGTGGGCCAGATTACCTGCCTGCAATGAAGCAAGACATTATAGAAGTGATTAAAAAGTACGTAGATATTAACTCAGACCAAGTGAATGTTAGCTTGGACAATAAGAGTGAAGATATAAGTGTACTAGAGCTAAATATTACGCTTCCTGAGCAACGTGATTAG
- the rnd gene encoding ribonuclease D: MADVNFDMIETEAQLAPLLRFLNEQAPMVLAIDTEFVRTRTYYAQLGLLQIFDGQQCYLVDPLKVDMPPLWQALVKHHWVLHAFSEDLEIIQRVSGQFGLSVFDTQVGAAFLGHGISLGYQRFIDTELGIHIDKGESRTDWLARPLRSSQLEYAALDVIYLLPAYLKIQQQLKEEGRFEAALEESARLAAQKKRVFNQDEAYKDIKNAWKLNPQQLAVLQVLARWRAQQAASRDLAINNVVHGDSLWSLARYQPSSMEQLQRLSLPPQELRIHGQRLLKLVKQGQQVKTVDFPKAIKRIVDYPDYKKSIQELKKVVAKVAEESGLPEDVLASKKMLNQYLSWLWKEDRQAAELPLLLTGWRQPLFANHVAQEA; encoded by the coding sequence TTGGCAGACGTAAACTTCGACATGATAGAAACAGAGGCGCAACTTGCGCCTCTGTTGCGTTTTTTAAATGAACAAGCACCAATGGTGCTCGCCATTGATACTGAATTCGTTCGTACTCGCACCTACTACGCACAACTTGGTTTACTGCAGATCTTTGACGGCCAGCAATGTTATTTAGTCGACCCGCTAAAAGTAGACATGCCACCTCTTTGGCAAGCTTTAGTTAAGCATCATTGGGTATTGCATGCCTTTAGTGAAGACTTAGAAATTATTCAGCGGGTAAGCGGTCAATTTGGCCTTAGTGTATTTGATACTCAAGTAGGCGCTGCCTTCCTTGGACATGGTATTAGTTTAGGCTACCAGCGTTTTATCGATACCGAATTAGGCATCCATATTGATAAAGGTGAATCACGCACTGATTGGCTAGCGCGGCCACTGCGTTCTTCTCAACTGGAATATGCAGCTTTAGATGTTATCTACCTATTGCCTGCTTATTTAAAGATTCAGCAACAACTTAAAGAAGAAGGGCGCTTTGAAGCCGCTTTAGAAGAGAGTGCGCGATTAGCGGCTCAGAAAAAGCGCGTGTTCAATCAAGATGAAGCTTACAAAGATATTAAAAATGCCTGGAAGCTCAATCCGCAACAACTTGCAGTTTTGCAGGTATTGGCTCGCTGGCGCGCTCAGCAAGCTGCTAGTAGAGACTTAGCGATAAATAACGTTGTTCACGGCGATAGCTTATGGAGTTTGGCGCGTTATCAGCCAAGTTCTATGGAACAACTACAACGGCTTAGTTTGCCGCCGCAAGAACTGCGGATTCATGGTCAGCGTTTATTAAAGCTCGTTAAGCAGGGGCAGCAAGTTAAAACTGTCGATTTTCCTAAGGCAATAAAACGTATTGTTGATTACCCTGATTACAAGAAAAGCATTCAAGAGTTAAAAAAGGTAGTGGCGAAAGTTGCCGAAGAGTCGGGCTTACCCGAGGATGTATTGGCCAGTAAGAAAATGCTTAATCAGTATTTATCTTGGCTCTGGAAAGAAGACCGGCAAGCAGCAGAGCTACCTTTGCTACTTACCGGTTGGCGTCAGCCTCTATTTGCTAATCACGTTGCTCAGGAAGCGTAA
- the fadD gene encoding long-chain-fatty-acid--CoA ligase FadD gives MDKVWLNRYPKDVPAEIDLARYQTLLDVFEEGAAKHADRVAFINMGQVMTYRRLEEQSRAFAAYLQNELKLKAGDRVAIMMPNLLQYPICLFGALRAGMVVVNVNPLYTPRELKHQLNDSGAKAIVIVSNFAHILEEIVEETDVEHVVLTRLGDQLSATKRTLVNFVVKYVKKMVPKYHLPHAQSLRYLLSKGQHLQYVRPEVQSEDLAFLQYTGGTTGVAKGAMLSHKNMVANLLQALGIVGPCLREGQEVVVTALPLYHIFALTANCMVFFALGCQNLLITNPRDIPTFTKELAKTPFTAITGVNTLFNALLNHEDFAKLDFSRLRLSLGGGMSVQRAVAERWQDVTGSRLIEGYGLTECAPLVTVCPYDLEAYNGSIGLPAPSTDIKLVGEDGDEVADGESGEILVKGPQVMQGYWQRPEATEESMPGGWFATGDIATVDEQGFFHIVDRKKDMILVSGFNVFPNEVEEVVASNAKVLEVAAVGVPNDVSGETVKVFVVKKDESLTEKQIIEHCREFLTAYKVPKLVEFRDELPKTNVGKILRRALREEA, from the coding sequence GTGGATAAGGTTTGGCTTAATCGATACCCTAAGGATGTTCCTGCAGAGATAGACTTAGCGCGTTATCAAACATTGCTTGATGTCTTCGAAGAAGGCGCAGCTAAACATGCCGACAGAGTCGCATTTATCAATATGGGGCAGGTGATGACCTATCGCCGCCTCGAAGAACAGTCTCGAGCCTTTGCTGCTTATCTTCAAAACGAGTTAAAGCTTAAAGCTGGCGACCGCGTAGCGATAATGATGCCCAACCTGTTGCAGTACCCCATTTGTTTATTTGGCGCGCTGCGAGCCGGCATGGTAGTGGTGAATGTTAACCCGCTATATACGCCACGCGAGTTAAAGCATCAGTTAAATGATAGTGGTGCAAAAGCCATTGTTATTGTTTCTAACTTTGCTCATATCCTTGAAGAGATCGTTGAAGAAACCGACGTAGAGCATGTAGTGTTAACCCGTCTAGGTGATCAACTATCGGCCACTAAACGCACCTTAGTGAATTTTGTGGTGAAATATGTGAAGAAAATGGTGCCCAAGTATCATTTACCACACGCCCAATCACTTCGTTACTTATTATCTAAAGGTCAGCATTTACAGTATGTTAGGCCTGAGGTTCAAAGCGAAGACTTAGCCTTTTTACAATATACCGGTGGCACAACAGGTGTGGCTAAAGGTGCCATGTTGTCACATAAAAATATGGTGGCTAACTTACTTCAAGCTTTAGGCATTGTTGGTCCTTGTTTGCGCGAAGGCCAAGAAGTGGTGGTTACCGCTTTACCGCTTTACCATATCTTCGCATTAACAGCGAACTGCATGGTGTTTTTCGCACTTGGTTGCCAAAACCTACTTATTACCAATCCTCGTGATATTCCTACCTTTACCAAAGAGCTGGCTAAAACACCATTTACCGCGATAACTGGGGTAAATACTTTATTTAATGCGCTGTTAAACCATGAGGATTTTGCCAAGTTAGATTTCTCTCGTTTACGCCTTTCATTAGGTGGTGGTATGTCGGTGCAACGCGCTGTTGCTGAGCGTTGGCAGGACGTTACCGGCTCTCGCTTAATTGAAGGTTATGGCTTAACTGAGTGTGCACCGCTGGTAACTGTGTGTCCCTACGATCTAGAAGCTTATAACGGCAGTATTGGTCTGCCTGCACCGTCTACCGATATTAAGTTGGTGGGTGAAGATGGCGACGAAGTTGCCGATGGTGAATCGGGCGAGATACTGGTTAAAGGTCCGCAGGTTATGCAAGGCTATTGGCAACGCCCAGAAGCCACTGAAGAATCTATGCCGGGAGGCTGGTTTGCAACTGGTGATATCGCCACGGTTGATGAGCAAGGCTTTTTCCATATTGTAGACCGCAAAAAAGACATGATTTTGGTATCGGGCTTTAACGTATTCCCAAATGAAGTGGAAGAAGTTGTAGCCAGCAATGCCAAAGTGTTGGAAGTGGCCGCAGTAGGCGTACCTAATGATGTAAGCGGCGAAACCGTAAAAGTATTTGTGGTTAAAAAAGATGAGTCACTCACTGAGAAGCAAATCATTGAGCATTGCCGAGAGTTTCTTACAGCATATAAGGTGCCTAAGCTAGTAGAGTTTAGAGATGAACTTCCTAAAACAAATGTGGGTAAGATCTTACGTCGAGCCTTGCGCGAAGAGGCATAA
- a CDS encoding alpha/beta fold hydrolase, protein MLTNSSLPKSQLAYLEQTSDSPCCLVMLHGWMDNAASFIPLINQFPTSHCIALDFPGHGLSPHRQAYYHFVDYVDDVFAALAELDLNKPIILVGHSLGALVASCFAAAFPEILIGLVSIDGIGPLSLASSETSSHMAKAIRQRQQLKPAKGFAELEYAVKLRANTNGISQENSRLLVERATIERDGLWYWRHDEKLKLSSPLRFSEQQAKQICQSIESPCLLLAACEHPLLTAEYISLRQGWFNNIHTEMLSGGHHLHMQNPRAVAQRLQAFIETIV, encoded by the coding sequence ATGCTTACCAATTCCAGCCTTCCCAAAAGCCAACTCGCCTATCTAGAACAAACCAGCGATAGCCCATGTTGTTTGGTAATGTTGCACGGTTGGATGGACAACGCAGCTAGTTTTATTCCTCTAATTAACCAGTTCCCTACTAGCCACTGTATTGCCCTAGACTTTCCTGGGCATGGCCTCTCCCCGCATCGACAAGCTTACTATCACTTCGTTGATTACGTTGATGATGTATTTGCTGCTTTGGCCGAGTTAGACCTTAACAAACCTATTATTCTTGTAGGGCATTCGCTAGGTGCTTTGGTGGCTAGTTGTTTTGCGGCGGCATTTCCTGAGATCTTGATTGGATTGGTCAGTATCGATGGAATAGGGCCTTTAAGTTTAGCCAGCAGCGAAACCTCTTCTCATATGGCAAAAGCGATTCGTCAGCGTCAGCAATTGAAGCCCGCGAAAGGGTTTGCAGAATTAGAGTATGCGGTAAAGCTTCGAGCCAACACCAATGGTATTAGCCAAGAGAATAGTCGCTTGTTGGTTGAACGTGCCACCATAGAGCGTGATGGCCTTTGGTACTGGCGGCATGATGAAAAACTAAAACTTAGCTCGCCTTTACGCTTTAGTGAGCAACAGGCTAAACAAATCTGCCAATCTATCGAAAGCCCTTGTTTATTGCTTGCTGCATGTGAGCACCCGCTGTTAACAGCCGAATACATATCCCTTCGTCAGGGCTGGTTTAACAATATACATACAGAAATGCTCAGTGGTGGGCACCACCTGCATATGCAAAACCCGCGAGCTGTGGCTCAGCGACTTCAGGCTTTTATTGAAACAATTGTTTGA